Proteins co-encoded in one Alphaproteobacteria bacterium PA2 genomic window:
- a CDS encoding TetR family transcriptional regulator: MQSSPTLRARNRDATSQLILEAVGQCLRDTSLTDLTFAQVARASGVGERTVYRYFPTKDHLLDGWWRVHKQSLGQETFPSTASELEAFPLKAFPKFDADAEVMRGAVLSPQGRAMTLARNTDRMQAIRLAVRSEVGELSEEDETALCAALQLLQSATAWLTMRDYWGLTGDQSGAAASRAIQALFKLARQGEYPELKS; the protein is encoded by the coding sequence ATGCAGTCCTCGCCGACACTCCGAGCCCGCAATCGCGACGCAACATCCCAGCTGATCCTGGAGGCAGTGGGCCAGTGTCTGCGTGACACCAGCCTGACCGACCTGACCTTTGCACAGGTGGCCAGGGCCTCTGGCGTCGGCGAGCGGACGGTCTATCGCTACTTTCCTACCAAGGATCACCTGCTCGATGGCTGGTGGCGCGTTCACAAGCAAAGCCTGGGGCAGGAGACCTTTCCCAGCACCGCATCCGAACTGGAGGCCTTTCCCCTCAAGGCCTTTCCAAAGTTCGACGCCGACGCCGAGGTCATGCGCGGGGCCGTCCTCTCTCCGCAGGGGCGCGCCATGACACTGGCGCGGAACACGGATCGTATGCAGGCCATTCGTCTGGCCGTCCGGTCCGAGGTCGGCGAGCTCTCCGAGGAGGACGAAACCGCCCTCTGCGCCGCCCTTCAACTCCTGCAGTCAGCGACCGCCTGGCTGACCATGCGCGACTACTGGGGACTGACTGGCGACCAGTCCGGCGCTGCCGCCAGCCGGGCCATCCAGGCCCTGTTCAAACTCGCCCGCCAGGGCGAATACCCGGAGTTAAAGTCATGA
- a CDS encoding MFS transporter, with the protein MTTETAKTGARNDGLIIGASSAGTIFEWYDFYLYGSLASFITGHFFSGVNETTGYIFALMAFAAGFAVRPFGALVFGRLGDLWGRKNTFLVTMLLMGLSTFAVGLLPDYKTIGVAAPIALILMRLVQGLALGGEYGGAATYVAEHAPPGRRGFYTSWIQTTATLGLFLSLIVIILVRTQVGEEAFKEWGWRIPFLVSSLLLAVSLWIRLKLNESPVFQRMVDEGTTSKAPLTDAFGKWSNLKLVILALLGLTAGQAVVWYTGQFYALFFLEKTLKVDGVLTNQLVALALLLGTPFFVVFGWLSDRIGRKPIILVGCLLAALTYFPIFKALTVAANPQLAAATASAPVTVIADPADCTFQFDPVGKQTFAKSCDIAKTALATAGVSYSNQAAAPGTVASIRIGTTTVASFDGRAMEKKAFTEARTAWGKALTAQLAKAGYPAKSDPAKMDKPRVVGLLFLLVLYVTMVYGPVAAALVEMFPAQVRYTSMSLPYHVGNGWFGGFLPTTAFAMVAATGNIYYGLWYPIVVAAFTVVVGGLFVKEMRGANVD; encoded by the coding sequence ATGACCACAGAGACCGCCAAGACAGGCGCGCGCAATGATGGCCTGATCATCGGCGCATCGTCGGCCGGCACCATTTTCGAATGGTACGACTTCTATCTCTATGGCTCCCTGGCCAGCTTCATTACCGGGCACTTCTTCTCAGGGGTGAACGAGACCACAGGCTATATCTTCGCCCTCATGGCCTTTGCGGCCGGCTTTGCGGTGCGGCCGTTCGGCGCCCTGGTCTTCGGGCGGCTTGGGGATCTCTGGGGTCGGAAGAACACCTTTCTCGTGACCATGCTGCTCATGGGTCTGTCGACCTTCGCGGTTGGCCTGCTGCCTGACTACAAGACCATAGGCGTCGCGGCGCCCATCGCCCTGATCCTCATGCGCCTAGTCCAGGGCCTTGCCCTGGGGGGTGAGTATGGCGGCGCCGCCACCTATGTGGCCGAACATGCGCCTCCCGGGCGTCGGGGTTTCTACACCAGCTGGATCCAGACCACGGCGACCCTGGGTCTCTTCCTCTCCCTGATCGTCATCATCCTCGTGCGTACCCAGGTAGGCGAAGAGGCCTTCAAGGAATGGGGCTGGCGGATACCCTTCCTGGTTTCCAGCCTCCTTCTGGCGGTCAGTCTGTGGATTCGTTTAAAGTTGAACGAAAGCCCCGTCTTTCAACGGATGGTGGATGAGGGCACCACCTCCAAGGCCCCCCTGACCGACGCCTTCGGCAAGTGGAGCAATCTGAAACTGGTGATCCTCGCCTTGCTGGGCCTCACCGCCGGCCAGGCTGTGGTCTGGTATACCGGCCAGTTCTACGCCCTGTTCTTCCTGGAAAAGACCCTCAAGGTCGACGGCGTCCTGACCAATCAGCTGGTGGCCCTGGCCCTGCTGCTGGGGACGCCCTTCTTTGTGGTTTTCGGCTGGCTGTCAGACAGGATCGGCCGCAAGCCGATCATTCTGGTGGGCTGTCTGCTGGCGGCCCTGACCTATTTCCCGATCTTCAAGGCCCTGACTGTCGCGGCCAATCCACAGCTGGCTGCAGCCACCGCCTCCGCGCCGGTGACCGTGATCGCCGATCCCGCCGACTGCACCTTCCAGTTCGACCCGGTGGGCAAGCAGACCTTCGCCAAGTCCTGCGACATCGCCAAGACCGCCCTGGCAACGGCAGGCGTTTCCTATTCCAACCAGGCGGCGGCGCCGGGGACGGTGGCCTCCATCAGGATCGGGACGACCACGGTGGCCAGCTTCGATGGCCGAGCCATGGAGAAAAAGGCCTTCACCGAGGCCAGGACGGCCTGGGGCAAGGCCCTGACAGCGCAGCTGGCCAAGGCGGGCTATCCGGCCAAGTCAGACCCGGCGAAGATGGACAAGCCCAGGGTGGTGGGCCTGCTCTTCCTGCTGGTGCTCTATGTGACCATGGTCTACGGCCCGGTGGCGGCCGCCCTGGTGGAAATGTTCCCGGCCCAGGTCCGCTATACCTCCATGAGCCTGCCCTATCATGTGGGCAATGGCTGGTTCGGCGGCTTCCTGCCCACCACGGCCTTCGCCATGGTCGCGGCCACAGGCAATATTTATTACGGGCTCTGGTACCCGATTGTCGTCGCGGCCTTCACCGTGGTGGTCGGCGGCCTGTTCGTGAAGGAAATGCGCGGCGCGAACGTCGACTGA
- a CDS encoding 3-hydroxyacyl-CoA dehydrogenase, producing MTAINSVTDLTLDGDVAVITLNSPPVNALSANVREGLFEGFKAAIADPAAKSIVLICEGRTFIAGADITEFGGAMKGPSLQDVQDTMENSPKPVVAAIHGTALGGGLEVALVAHYRVGVPSARFGLPEVNLGLLPGAGGTQRLPRVAGPEKALEMMTSGRHAPAKEALAMGLIDELVEEGKLKEGAVAFARKAVAEGRPLVKVRDNNTKVEAARGKPEIFADFRKANARKFRGFLAPEYNIRCIEAAVNLPFAEGLAVERKLFGELMTGSQSAAQRYSFFAERQAQKIPDVPDDTPLIPIKKVGVIGAGTMGGGISMNFANVGIAVVIVEQKQEPLDRGLATIRKNYERTAARGGITAAQVEERMALITGSLSMEESFADVDLVIEAVFERMDIKKDIFTKLDAICKPGAILATNTSGLNIDEIASVTKRPEAVIGLHFFSPANVMKLLEIVRADHTSKSVIATSMKLAKQIGKVAALVGVCPGFVGNRILGARQREAQKLVLEGAMPWDIDRVLYDFGFPMGPFAMSDLAGLDIGWVKEKSNGATIRDVLCEADRRGQKTGAGYYDYDENRNAKPSPFTEKVIHDFIVKSGANPRTIGDEEILERCIYPMINEGMKILEEGKAIRASDIDVVWQNGYGWPVYRGGPMWYGDQIGAAKVLAKMQEFQATMGDEFKPAAALEKLVADGKKFSDL from the coding sequence ATGACCGCCATCAATTCGGTGACCGACCTAACCCTCGACGGGGATGTGGCCGTCATCACCTTGAACTCGCCGCCGGTGAACGCCCTGTCGGCCAATGTCCGCGAAGGCCTGTTCGAAGGTTTCAAGGCCGCCATCGCCGATCCGGCCGCCAAGTCCATCGTGCTGATCTGCGAAGGCCGCACCTTCATCGCCGGCGCCGACATCACCGAGTTCGGCGGCGCCATGAAGGGCCCCTCCCTGCAGGACGTGCAGGACACCATGGAGAACTCGCCCAAGCCGGTGGTCGCCGCCATTCATGGCACGGCCCTGGGCGGCGGTCTGGAAGTGGCCCTGGTCGCCCACTATCGCGTGGGCGTGCCCTCGGCCCGCTTCGGTCTGCCGGAAGTCAATCTGGGTCTGCTGCCGGGCGCCGGCGGCACCCAGCGTCTGCCCCGGGTCGCTGGCCCTGAAAAGGCCCTGGAAATGATGACCTCGGGTCGTCACGCCCCGGCCAAGGAAGCCCTGGCCATGGGCCTGATCGATGAACTGGTCGAGGAAGGCAAGCTGAAGGAAGGCGCCGTCGCGTTCGCCCGCAAGGCCGTCGCCGAGGGTCGCCCCCTGGTCAAGGTCCGCGACAACAACACCAAGGTCGAGGCCGCCCGCGGCAAGCCGGAAATCTTCGCCGACTTCCGCAAGGCCAATGCCCGCAAGTTCCGCGGCTTCCTGGCGCCGGAATACAATATCCGCTGCATCGAGGCGGCGGTGAACCTGCCCTTCGCCGAAGGCCTGGCCGTGGAGCGCAAGCTGTTCGGCGAACTGATGACCGGCAGCCAGTCGGCCGCCCAGCGCTATTCCTTCTTCGCCGAGCGCCAGGCCCAGAAGATCCCGGACGTTCCGGATGACACCCCCCTGATCCCGATCAAGAAGGTCGGCGTGATCGGCGCCGGCACCATGGGCGGCGGCATTTCCATGAACTTCGCCAATGTCGGCATCGCCGTGGTGATCGTCGAGCAGAAGCAGGAGCCCCTGGATCGCGGCCTGGCCACCATCCGCAAGAACTATGAGCGCACGGCCGCCCGCGGCGGCATCACCGCCGCCCAGGTGGAAGAGCGCATGGCCCTGATCACCGGCTCCCTCTCCATGGAAGAGTCCTTCGCCGACGTCGACCTGGTCATCGAGGCGGTGTTCGAGCGCATGGACATCAAGAAGGACATCTTCACCAAGCTGGACGCCATCTGCAAACCCGGCGCGATCCTGGCCACCAACACGTCTGGCCTGAACATTGACGAGATCGCCTCGGTCACCAAGCGTCCTGAAGCGGTGATCGGCCTGCACTTCTTCTCGCCGGCCAATGTCATGAAGCTGCTGGAAATCGTCCGCGCGGATCACACTTCGAAGTCCGTCATCGCCACGTCGATGAAGCTGGCCAAGCAGATCGGCAAGGTCGCCGCCCTGGTCGGGGTCTGCCCCGGTTTCGTCGGTAACCGCATTCTCGGCGCCCGCCAGCGGGAAGCCCAGAAGCTGGTGCTGGAAGGCGCCATGCCCTGGGATATCGATCGCGTTCTCTATGACTTCGGCTTCCCCATGGGCCCCTTCGCCATGAGCGATCTGGCCGGCCTGGATATCGGCTGGGTCAAGGAAAAGTCCAACGGCGCCACCATCCGAGACGTCCTGTGTGAAGCCGATCGTCGGGGCCAGAAGACCGGCGCCGGCTATTACGACTACGACGAGAATCGCAACGCCAAGCCCAGCCCCTTCACCGAGAAGGTGATCCACGACTTCATCGTCAAGTCGGGCGCCAATCCCCGGACCATCGGCGATGAGGAAATCCTCGAGCGCTGCATCTATCCGATGATCAATGAGGGCATGAAGATCCTCGAAGAGGGCAAGGCCATCCGCGCCAGCGATATCGATGTGGTCTGGCAGAACGGCTATGGCTGGCCTGTCTATCGCGGCGGCCCCATGTGGTACGGCGACCAGATCGGCGCGGCCAAGGTGCTGGCCAAGATGCAGGAGTTCCAGGCCACCATGGGCGATGAGTTCAAGCCTGCTGCAGCCCTCGAAAAGCTGGTCGCCGACGGCAAGAAGTTCTCCGACCTCTAG
- a CDS encoding fructose-bisphosphate aldolase class II, whose translation MARVTLRQLLDHAAEQGYGVPAFNINNMEQGLAIMEAAQKTDSPVIIQASRGARSYANDIVLKHLIDALAELYPHIPICMHQDHGNDEATCATAIQHGFTSVMMDGSLAADGKTPADYDYNVRVTKAVVDMAHWVGASVEGELGVLGSLETGMGEKEDGHGFEGKLGHDQLLTDPDQAVDFVKATGVDALAIAMGTSHGAYKFTRKPDGDVLAMNVIEEIHRRLPNTHLVMHGSSSVPQDLQDIINQYGGQMPQTWGVPVEEIQRGIKHGVRKINIDTDNRMAMTGAIRKILVENPGEFDPRKYLKPAMDAMKAVCLQRFEEFGTAGQASKIRPIPLSDMSKRYAKGELTPKIG comes from the coding sequence ATGGCCCGGGTCACACTGAGACAACTTCTCGATCACGCCGCCGAGCAGGGCTATGGCGTTCCCGCCTTCAACATCAACAATATGGAACAGGGCCTGGCCATTATGGAGGCCGCCCAGAAGACCGACTCGCCGGTCATCATCCAGGCCAGCCGTGGCGCCCGCTCCTACGCCAATGACATCGTCCTCAAGCACCTGATCGACGCCCTGGCGGAACTCTATCCGCACATTCCGATCTGCATGCACCAGGACCACGGCAATGACGAAGCCACCTGCGCCACCGCCATCCAGCACGGCTTCACCTCGGTGATGATGGACGGCTCCCTGGCCGCCGACGGCAAGACCCCGGCTGACTACGACTACAATGTGCGGGTCACCAAGGCCGTGGTGGACATGGCCCACTGGGTCGGCGCCAGCGTTGAGGGCGAACTGGGCGTTCTGGGCTCTCTGGAAACCGGCATGGGCGAGAAGGAAGACGGGCACGGCTTTGAAGGCAAGCTCGGCCACGACCAGCTGCTGACCGATCCCGATCAGGCCGTGGACTTCGTCAAGGCTACCGGCGTCGACGCCCTGGCCATCGCCATGGGCACCAGCCATGGCGCCTACAAGTTCACCCGCAAGCCGGACGGCGACGTCCTGGCCATGAACGTGATCGAGGAAATCCACCGCCGCCTGCCCAATACCCACCTGGTCATGCACGGCTCATCCAGCGTGCCGCAGGACCTGCAGGACATCATCAACCAGTATGGCGGTCAGATGCCCCAGACCTGGGGCGTGCCGGTGGAAGAGATCCAGCGGGGCATCAAGCACGGCGTCCGCAAGATCAATATCGACACCGACAACCGCATGGCCATGACCGGCGCCATCCGCAAGATCCTGGTGGAGAACCCCGGCGAGTTCGATCCGCGCAAATACCTCAAGCCCGCCATGGACGCCATGAAGGCCGTCTGCCTGCAGCGCTTCGAGGAATTCGGCACGGCGGGACAGGCGTCAAAGATCCGCCCGATCCCCCTGTCGGACATGTCCAAGCGTTACGCCAAGGGCGAACTGACCCCGAAGATCGGCTGA
- a CDS encoding MFS transporter translates to MGDGHSVGDASAEAPPLRLRTKLAFGIGSAAETIALFSLSSYGLLYYNQVLGLPGWMAGLAISLSFVIDGFADPIIGSLSDRTRSKWGRRHPYMFAAPIPIALFFFAIFNPPAGLDHNALFAWFTCSVVGLRVSMGVFHTPHLALGGELSHSYIERSQVMAWNNFSTWIGGTAISLIALTFFFKATPEYPRGLLNPEPYLPFSILAAVSAMAILFASSWFTRDQIPRLPKPPADQAPFSPFEFLKDIGKVLANRNYVWLLAGLFAASLMLGVRETLNLYVATYYWELSSELLRWYVVGSAAGFVAALLLTPRLHGRWSKRRIIIWSALGNAIFPCLAVLLRLSGFMFENGDPRLLITLVTFSAASYGSGAILSISVLSALADVADENEVKFGLRQEGVLYSTRALFAKLDTAVGAALAGLVLTLIAFPERAKPGTVAPEIVHQLALFMGPISLIPGLIAVLLYAQFSISKHDHAATRARISDLHRARAVAEQEG, encoded by the coding sequence ATGGGCGATGGACATTCCGTCGGAGACGCATCGGCTGAAGCGCCGCCCCTGAGGCTGCGGACAAAGCTGGCCTTCGGCATTGGCAGCGCCGCCGAAACGATCGCCCTGTTTTCCCTGAGCTCCTATGGATTGCTCTATTATAATCAGGTGCTTGGCCTGCCGGGCTGGATGGCGGGTCTCGCCATTTCCCTGTCCTTCGTGATCGATGGCTTTGCTGACCCGATCATCGGGTCCCTGTCAGACCGCACACGATCCAAGTGGGGCCGCCGGCACCCCTATATGTTCGCCGCCCCGATCCCCATCGCCCTGTTCTTCTTTGCGATCTTCAATCCGCCGGCGGGATTGGACCATAACGCCCTCTTTGCCTGGTTCACCTGTTCGGTTGTCGGCCTGAGAGTTTCCATGGGGGTGTTCCACACACCGCACCTGGCCCTCGGGGGAGAGCTCTCCCATTCCTATATCGAGCGCAGCCAGGTCATGGCCTGGAACAATTTCTCGACCTGGATCGGAGGAACGGCCATTTCCCTCATCGCCCTGACCTTCTTCTTCAAGGCGACGCCGGAATATCCGCGGGGGCTGCTCAATCCTGAACCCTACCTGCCGTTTTCCATCCTGGCCGCCGTATCGGCCATGGCGATCCTCTTCGCATCGTCCTGGTTCACCCGGGACCAGATTCCCCGCCTGCCCAAGCCACCGGCCGATCAGGCCCCCTTCTCGCCCTTTGAATTCCTGAAGGACATCGGCAAGGTGCTGGCCAACCGCAACTATGTGTGGCTGCTGGCCGGCCTGTTTGCAGCCTCGCTGATGCTGGGGGTTCGGGAAACCCTGAACCTCTATGTGGCGACCTATTACTGGGAGCTCTCTTCAGAACTGCTGCGCTGGTATGTGGTCGGCAGCGCCGCCGGGTTCGTGGCGGCCCTGCTTCTGACCCCGCGACTGCACGGCCGATGGAGCAAGCGCCGGATCATCATCTGGTCGGCCCTTGGCAATGCAATCTTCCCCTGCCTGGCTGTCCTCTTGCGTCTTTCGGGCTTCATGTTCGAGAACGGTGACCCGCGACTGCTGATCACCCTCGTGACGTTCTCGGCGGCCAGCTATGGATCTGGCGCCATTCTCAGCATTTCGGTTCTGAGCGCCCTGGCCGATGTGGCGGACGAAAACGAGGTCAAGTTCGGTCTGCGTCAGGAAGGGGTTCTCTATTCAACCCGCGCCCTGTTCGCCAAACTGGACACCGCTGTCGGCGCGGCCCTGGCAGGACTGGTCCTGACCCTGATTGCCTTCCCGGAACGCGCCAAGCCCGGCACTGTGGCGCCGGAGATCGTCCATCAGCTGGCCCTGTTCATGGGCCCGATCTCGCTCATACCGGGCCTGATCGCTGTTCTGCTCTACGCCCAGTTCAGCATTTCGAAGCATGACCATGCCGCCACCCGCGCCCGGATTTCCGACCTGCACCGGGCCCGGGCTGTGGCGGAACAGGAAGGCTAG
- a CDS encoding 3-oxoacyl-ACP reductase, with translation MALDMFSLKGRVALVTGGSRGIGKMIAEGFLAQGAKVYISSRKAMVCDAVAAELSVNGAECISLPQDISTVEGAQTLARRMTELEPKLDILVNNAGAAWGAPFDEFPESGWDKVMDLNLKSPFFLTQALHKALAAAGTHEAPAKVINICSIDGIRLNPQETYSYHASKSGLIYLTRRMAARLVEDNINVTGIAPGAFASEMNRVARDQGDAIAKRIPSRRIGRDEDMAGAAIYLASRAGDYVVGETIAVDGGVALASFGGL, from the coding sequence ATGGCTCTGGACATGTTCTCGCTGAAGGGCCGCGTCGCCCTGGTCACCGGCGGTTCCCGCGGCATCGGCAAGATGATCGCCGAAGGCTTTCTGGCGCAGGGCGCCAAGGTCTATATCTCATCGCGCAAGGCGATGGTCTGCGACGCGGTCGCCGCCGAACTCTCGGTGAATGGCGCCGAGTGCATCTCCCTGCCCCAGGACATTTCCACGGTTGAAGGCGCCCAGACCCTGGCCCGCCGCATGACCGAGCTGGAGCCCAAGCTCGACATTCTGGTGAACAATGCCGGCGCCGCCTGGGGCGCGCCCTTTGATGAGTTCCCCGAGAGCGGCTGGGACAAGGTCATGGATCTGAACCTCAAATCCCCCTTCTTCCTGACCCAGGCCCTGCACAAGGCCCTGGCCGCCGCCGGCACCCATGAGGCGCCGGCCAAGGTGATCAATATCTGCTCCATCGACGGGATCCGCCTGAACCCGCAGGAGACCTATTCCTACCATGCCTCCAAGTCGGGCCTGATCTATCTGACCCGCCGCATGGCCGCCCGCCTGGTGGAGGACAACATCAATGTCACCGGCATTGCGCCTGGCGCCTTCGCTTCGGAAATGAACCGGGTCGCCCGGGATCAGGGCGACGCCATCGCCAAGCGCATTCCCTCCCGCCGCATTGGCCGGGACGAGGACATGGCAGGCGCGGCTATCTATCTGGCCAGCCGGGCCGGCGACTATGTGGTCGGTGAAACCATCGCCGTCGACGGCGGCGTCGCCCTGGCCAGCTTCGGCGGCCTCTAG
- a CDS encoding YnbE family lipoprotein, translated as MTKRLRPVLALLSLSALGACAIPVHVQVDPITIYAKLDANVRLQLDEDVKSLIQKNPNLF; from the coding sequence ATGACCAAGAGACTTCGTCCCGTCCTCGCCCTGCTCAGCCTCTCGGCCCTGGGCGCCTGCGCCATTCCTGTCCATGTACAGGTCGACCCGATCACCATCTACGCCAAGCTGGACGCCAATGTCCGCCTCCAGCTGGACGAGGACGTGAAGTCCCTGATCCAGAAGAACCCGAACCTGTTCTAG
- the pgk gene encoding phosphoglycerate kinase: MTFSTLDDAHLAGKRALVRVDFNVPMHEGQVSDDTRLRAAVPTIEKLRAGGAKVILLAHFDRPKGRWVESMSLGPIAPALEKVLGHPVAFAPDCVGKDVAAAVEAMKAGDVLLLENVRFYPGEEANDPAFAKALAENGDLYVNDAFSAAHRAHASTEGLAHLLPAYAGEQMRLELSALDAALGRPQRPVMGIVGGSKVSTKLELLRHLVTKLDKLAIGGGMANTFLFAQGHDVGASYCEKEMADTARDIIRLAGQNNCKLFLPLDIVVAEKMAPGAPARVRHLGALDDDERILDAGPETVERLCRAMANSKTLIWNGPLGVFEMPPFDKGTVTAAKFAAELVKEGKLVAVAGGGDTVAALHAAGVADDFTFVSTAGGAFLEWMEGKELPGVAALSKQNKR; encoded by the coding sequence ATGACCTTCTCCACCCTCGACGACGCCCATCTGGCGGGAAAGCGCGCCCTGGTGCGGGTGGACTTCAATGTCCCCATGCACGAGGGCCAGGTTTCTGACGACACCCGCCTGCGGGCGGCGGTCCCGACCATCGAGAAGCTGAGGGCCGGGGGCGCGAAGGTTATCCTTCTGGCCCACTTCGACCGGCCCAAGGGCCGCTGGGTGGAGTCCATGAGCCTGGGCCCCATCGCCCCGGCCCTGGAAAAGGTCCTGGGGCATCCTGTGGCCTTTGCGCCGGACTGTGTCGGCAAGGACGTCGCAGCCGCCGTCGAGGCCATGAAGGCCGGAGATGTCCTGCTGCTGGAAAATGTCAGGTTCTATCCTGGCGAAGAGGCCAACGACCCGGCCTTCGCCAAGGCCCTGGCGGAGAATGGCGACCTCTATGTGAACGACGCCTTCTCGGCGGCCCACCGCGCCCACGCCTCGACAGAGGGTCTGGCCCATCTCCTGCCCGCCTATGCCGGCGAGCAGATGCGTCTGGAACTGTCGGCTCTGGACGCCGCCCTCGGCCGACCGCAAAGGCCGGTCATGGGCATTGTCGGCGGCTCCAAGGTCTCCACCAAGCTGGAACTCCTGCGCCATCTGGTGACAAAGCTGGACAAGCTGGCCATTGGCGGCGGCATGGCCAACACCTTCCTCTTCGCCCAGGGCCACGATGTCGGCGCCTCGTACTGCGAAAAGGAAATGGCCGACACCGCCCGCGACATCATCCGGCTGGCCGGTCAGAACAACTGCAAGCTCTTCCTGCCCCTGGACATTGTCGTCGCCGAGAAGATGGCGCCTGGCGCCCCGGCCCGGGTGCGCCATCTGGGCGCCCTGGATGATGACGAGCGGATTCTGGATGCGGGACCGGAAACCGTCGAGCGTCTGTGCCGGGCCATGGCCAACTCAAAGACCCTGATCTGGAACGGGCCTCTGGGCGTGTTCGAAATGCCGCCCTTTGACAAGGGCACGGTGACGGCCGCGAAATTCGCGGCAGAACTGGTCAAGGAAGGCAAGCTTGTGGCTGTGGCCGGAGGTGGCGACACTGTGGCCGCCCTGCACGCAGCAGGCGTTGCAGACGACTTCACTTTCGTCTCTACGGCTGGCGGCGCCTTTCTTGAATGGATGGAAGGCAAGGAGTTGCCGGGAGTGGCGGCTCTCTCGAAACAGAACAAACGATAA